A region of the bacterium genome:
TGCCGGCGTGGCGCCCGGCTTCGGTTTCCCGGATCCAGTCAGCTGGCTCTCGGGTTCTCTCGCTGTCTCTTGGGCGCTTCACTGGTCCGGTGGGAGGCGCCCTCTTCGCAACTCCGATCCGTACCCGGCTGACAGGTGGTCCCGCCTTGCCGTTTTCCTCTCACCTGTTGCGGGTTCGTTCCGCTTCGGAGGCCCACGTGACGCTCGATCCAGGCGACGCAACACAAAAACTCGTGCAACGCTCGTCCCAGTCGTCCTCACGCTGGCCACTCTGCTGCATCGCGACGCGTTGCAGCAGAGTCATTTAGTGAGAAAAATCAGGCAGTTCGGAAGACCGTTTCCAGCTGGAGTTGCCGGAGCCCGTCATTCCTAATCCATTCGGACTGCAGGATATTCCGCTTTAGTCCGTTTGCCAAGCATGAAATGACGCTCTCGGAAAGAAAATATTCATTAGCAATCTCAGCTACTTGAGAGCATTTCCTCGATACGATCGAGTCACCTCCTGACGCGACGCGCCATGATGACCCGAACGAGCGGTCGGGAAACGCTGCGTCATGTGTCTTTTTCTGCGCGTCACGCCCCGAACTCGTGCTTTTTCCGGCTGCACTGCGCAGAATCGCAGGACTGCGCGGCCCGCCTGACCATCGAACAGGCGCGGACCCGAGGCCCGCAGCCCTTCTCGAATGCGACCCGATGCGCCTAGGCGAAGGACGCCTTGCGGTGGCGAATCAGTTCCATGAACTCCGATCGGGTCATCGGGTCGGTCTGGAAGACGCCCTTCAACGAACTGGTGATGGCGAACGTGTTCTGCTGCTGCACGCCACGCATCATCATGCAGAGGTGGATCGACTCGGCGACCACCGCGACACCCCTTGGCTGGAGCACCTTCTCGAGGGTCTCCGCCACCTCCATGGTGAGGCGCTCCTGCACCTGAAGGCGCCGCGCGAACATCTCGACCACACGAGGAATCTTGGAAAGCCCGACGACCTTGCCGTCCGGGATGTACGCCACGTGGACGCGCCCGAAGAAAGGCAGCATGTGGTGTTCGCAGAGGCTGTAGAACTCGATGTCTTTGACGACGACCATCTCGTCGTAGCTCACATCGAACATGGCGCCATTGAGGATTTCGACCGGATCTTCCTCGTAGCCCTTGGTCAGGAAACGCATGGCCTTCGCCACCCGCGCCGGCGTCCGGTCGAGACCATCCCGCTCGGGATCCTGGCCGAGTTCGGCGAGCAGTCCCCGAATCAGGGGTTCGATGGGATCGGCGTCGTGGGCGTCGCTCATTGAGGGCCTCCGTCGGGCAAACGCGGACTCT
Encoded here:
- the folE gene encoding GTP cyclohydrolase I FolE, whose product is MSDAHDADPIEPLIRGLLAELGQDPERDGLDRTPARVAKAMRFLTKGYEEDPVEILNGAMFDVSYDEMVVVKDIEFYSLCEHHMLPFFGRVHVAYIPDGKVVGLSKIPRVVEMFARRLQVQERLTMEVAETLEKVLQPRGVAVVAESIHLCMMMRGVQQQNTFAITSSLKGVFQTDPMTRSEFMELIRHRKASFA